The following are from one region of the Nymphaea colorata isolate Beijing-Zhang1983 chromosome 7, ASM883128v2, whole genome shotgun sequence genome:
- the LOC116256984 gene encoding uncharacterized protein LOC116256984: protein MASAVVLLWLITGFATFFFIGPDFVGGHRHHLSISIPTSSPATSSSFSPQAVAWDKAHRRFIVGGASPSHPSLFTISDTGNLEPLIPTLNEFPTNSAIMALAVDPYTSRLIAVVSPSLSRVSSVLGVYDLRTLHRLSLTPLPGAAASAAADFYGNAFITDPVANLVYKSNPDGILSVLSSSQILRLTEAESQSVRQGLTGIVFVSNGFLLVAQKDSGRIFRIDAEDGVTKSVLTSGGNVTGAIGSVRRSDGNLVVVGERIAWLLKGRDNWAEATIIDELEWEHNLTAIDVTVKEGEKVYVLFRTVNGGDGAAEEQCFLKEIEFPKEAEGDHVWAFVLLGIGLGYVIFWRLQMGSLMKSMNKKTN from the coding sequence ATGGCTTCCGCCGTCGTGCTACTTTGGTTGATCACTGGTTTcgccaccttcttcttcatcggCCCTGATTTCGTCGGGGGCCATCGCCACCATCTTTCCATCTCCATACCCACGTCTTCTCCTGCgacttcctcctccttctcgcCGCAGGCCGTTGCGTGGGACAAGGCCCACCGCCGCTTCATCGTTGGCGGCGCCTCTCCATCTCACCCTTCACTCTTCACCATCTCCGATACCGGCAACCTTGAACCCCTCATCCCGACCCTCAATGAGTTCCCCACGAATTCTGCCATCATGGCCCTTGCTGTTGACCCCTACACCAGCCGCCTCATTGCCGTTGTCAGCCCATCTCTTAGCCGCGTCTCCTCTGTGCTCGGCGTCTATGATCTCCGCACCCTGCACCGACTTTCTCTCACCCCGCTTCCCGGTGCTGCCGCGTCTGCTGCTGCCGATTTCTACGGCAATGCCTTCATCACCGACCCTGTTGCCAACCTGGTCTACAAGAGCAACCCCGATGGCATCCTATCGGTGTTATCTTCATCACAGATCCTTCGACTGACAGAAGCGGAATCGCAGTCCGTCAGGCAGGGGCTCACGGGGATAGTCTTCGTAAGCAACGGGTTTCTCTTGGTGGCACAGAAGGATTCGGGAAGAATTTTCCGAATCGATGCTGAAGATGGTGTGACGAAATCAGTGCTGACCTCTGGCGGGAACGTGACTGGTGCCATTGGCTCTGTCCGCCGTTCGGACGGTAACCTTGTGGTGGTGGGGGAGAGGATAGCTTGGTTGCTGAAGGGAAGAGATAATTGGGCAGAGGCCACCATCATTGATGAGCTGGAGTGGGAGCATAATTTAACAGCTATTGATGTTACAGtgaaggagggagagaaggtCTATGTCTTGTTCAGGACGGTGAATGGTGGTGATGGAGCTGCTGAGGAACAGTGCTTCTTAAAAGAGATTGAATTCCCAAAGGAGGCAGAGGGAGATCACGTTTGGGCCTTTGTGTTGCTTGGTATAGGCCTTGGCTACGTCATCTTTTGGAGGTTGCAGATGGGATCCTTGATGAAGAGCATGAACAAGAAGACTAACTGA